A single window of Aspergillus puulaauensis MK2 DNA, chromosome 5, nearly complete sequence DNA harbors:
- a CDS encoding putative sterol glucosyltransferase (COG:C,G;~EggNog:ENOG410PWGV;~InterPro:IPR002213,IPR004276;~PFAM:PF03033;~go_function: GO:0008194 - UDP-glycosyltransferase activity [Evidence IEA];~go_function: GO:0016758 - transferase activity, transferring hexosyl groups [Evidence IEA];~go_process: GO:0005975 - carbohydrate metabolic process [Evidence IEA];~go_process: GO:0030259 - lipid glycosylation [Evidence IEA]), producing the protein MAYPPRHSDEPVELRGDAPVDAQPPPPYSPFVEDALTREAGSLQANGRVDVNLESEVARALAKIIDLQQEDLQNPPPDYIDAPSTEVPSCEFKLNIVIQIVGSRGDVQPFIALGAALKNDGHRVRIATHDVFADFVRTAGLEFFPIGGDPAELMAFMVKNPGLIPQMKTLREGEVRKKQIMVATMLDGCWRSCIDDDPQTQCPFVADAIIANPPSFAHIHCAQALGIPVHLMFTMPWSSTRAFPHPLANLSTSSMNPTTANWVSYGVVEWLTWQGLGDVINRWRVSMGLAPIPATQGPRLAETLKVPFTYCWSPALMPKARDWPPHIDVCGFFFRETPAYNPPAELVEFLNSGPSPIYIGFGSIVVDNPQRLMDVVLEAVSRAGVRAIISRGWSEMSGNTSRNILYIDDCPHEWLFQHVAAVVHHGGAGTAACGLRNGRPTVVVPFFGDQPFWGHTIARSGAGPRPLPYASLTSQDLAASIEFCLTAKPRAAARNIAEKMQAERGVMAAVESFYTHLPLDKMRCSVMPDQAAVWTFKKGKRKFNLSKAAVHILVENMKIEANQLRCCKINPIVIENRRWDPLTGVLSASIATGSNMLLSTGELIYNPYKEYRRGRSPRQSRERSPRAQSVPVSRPSGNDLRSVGGPLMQRRTAAPEPSGNQATRPLDTAGNMASATVKGFGKFTATYFKGVLVDIPHAAAEGFRQAPRLYGEQPKEYGTVKGWKSGAMFGGKNFVDGMTDGFSGLVTQPVKGAKEKGVFGAAKGLMKGTIGLATKAPSAGVGLVAYPFYGITKSIETAIGSKDRRDLVHARLRDGAYYTGNLFIADEEQERVIEGFERLLRSENA; encoded by the exons ATGGCGTATCCCCCACGACATAGCGATGAACCAGTGGAACTGCGCGGGGATGCTCCCGTTGACGCGCAGCCTCCCCCGCCATACTCACCCTTTGTGGAGGATGCATTGACCAGAGAAGCCGGCAGTTTGCAAG CCAACGGTCGCGTAGATGTCAATCTGGAATCCGAGGTCGCCAGGGCACTCGCCAAGATAATCGACTTGCAACAAGAGGATCTTCAGAACCCGCCGCCCGACTACATTGATGCGCCATCCACAGAGGTCCCGTCCTGTGAATTCAAGCTCAATATAGTTATACAGATTGTTGGAAGCAGGGGCGATGTACAGCCATTTATTGCGCTCGGAGCTGCGTTAAAAAATGATGGTCACCGAGTCCGCATCGCCACACATGATGTATTTGCAGACTTCGTCCGTACAGCAGGACTAGAATTCTTTCCTATTGGCGGAGATCCGGCCGAACTCATGGCATTCATGGTCAAGAACCCAGGTTTAATACCGCAGATGAAGACATTACGCGAGGGTGAAGTCCGCAAGAAGCAAATCATGGTAGCGACAATGCTTGACGGGTGCTGGAGATCATGTATCGACGACGATCCCCAAACACAATGTCCCTTTGTGGCAGATGCAATCATTGCTAATCCGCCTAGCTTTGCTCACATTCATTGCGCGCAGGCACTGGGGATCCCCGTTCACCTAATGTTTACCATGCCATGGAGCAGTACCAGGGCGTTTCCACATCCGCTTGCGAATTTGAGTACATCATCGATGAATCCTACGACGGCAAATTGGGTTTCATATGGAGTGGTAGAGTGGTTGACCTGGCAAGG CCTAGGTGACGTTATTAATCGATGGCGCGTGTCGATGGGCTTGGCCCCTATTCCTGCAACACAAGGTCCAAGGTTGGCTGAAACCCTAAAGGTTCCTTTCACCTACTGCTGGTCTCCTGCACTGATGCCAAAGGCACGGGACTGGCCACCTCATATTG ATGTCTGTGGTTTTTTCTTCAGAGAAACCCCGGCATATAATCCGCCAGCTGAGTTAGTAGAATTCTTGAACTCTGGCCCCTCTCCGATCTACATTGGTTTTGGCAGCATTGTGGTCGACAACCCTCAAAGACTTATGGACGTCGTCCTTGAAGCAGTCTCGAGGGCCGGGGTCCGTGCCATAATCTCAAGAGGGTGGAGCGAAATGTCCGGAAATACAAGCCGGAacatattatatatagatgacTGTCCGCACGAGTGGTTATTCCAGCATGTGGCCGCTGTCGTCCACCATGGCGGTGCTGGGACAGCCGCCTGTGGCCTGAGAAATGGACGACCAACTGTCGTAGTGCCATTTTTTGGAGA ccagcccttTTGGGGCCATACGATTGCCAGATCTGGAGCGGGTCCTAGACCTCTACCTTATGCCTCACTCACATCTCAGGATCTGGCAGCTTCTATAGAATTTTGCCTTACCGCTAAACCaagggctgctgctcgaaATATTGCAGAAAAGATGCAGGCGGAGCGTGGCGTGATGGCAGCCGTGGAATCATTCTACACCCATCTACCACTAGACAAGATGAGATGCAGCGTGATGCCTGACCAAGCGGCAGTTTGGACATTCAAAAAGGGCAAGCGGAAATTCAACTTATCAAAAGCAGCAGTTCATATATTGGTCGAGAATATGAAGATAGAGGCGAATCAACTGCGATG CTGTAAAATCAACCCTATTGTCATCGAGAACCGCCGCTGGGATCCATTAACAGGCGTCCTCTCGGCCTCTATCGCAACCGGGTCCAACATGTTGCTCTCCACAGGCGAGCTAATATACAACCCCTACAAGGAATACAGACGCGGTCGCTCACCGAGGCAATCGCGAGAAAGGAGCCCGCGTGCACAGTCCGTGCCTGTAAGCAGACCTTCAGGTAACGACTTACGGAGTGTAGGAGGACCACTCATGCAGCGCAGAACGGCCGCTCCAGAACCTAGCGGTAACCAGGCTACTAGGCCATTAGATACAGCAGGGAATATGGCGTCTGCGACAGTGAAAGGATTTGGCAAATTTACTGCGACGTATTTCAAAGGCGTGTTGGTGGACATTCCTCATGCGGCAGCGGAGGGGTTCCGACAGGCGCCTAGATTATACGGGGAACAGCCAAAGGAATACGGCACTGTTAAGGGTTGGAAATCTGGCGCTATGTTCGGCGGAAAGAATTTCGTTGATGGCATGACCGATGGCTTTTCCGGGCTCGTCACTCAGCCTGTTAAGGGTGCTAAAGAGAAGGGCGTTTTTGGTGCAGCCAAAGGACTGATGAAAGGGACGATTGGACTCGCTACGAAGGCCCCTTCAG CCGGAGTCGGATTGGTGGCCTACCCATTCTATGGGATAACTAAGAGCATTGAAACGGCGATTGGATCCAAAGATCGGAGAGATCTTGTACATGCGCGCCTCAGAGATGGTGCATACTATACAGGGAACTTGTTTATTGCTGACGAAGAACAGGAAAGAGTTATCGAAGGGTTTGAGAGGCTGCTGCGCAGTGAAAACGCGTAG
- a CDS encoding putative solid-state culture specific protein (COG:S;~EggNog:ENOG410PQ7C;~InterPro:IPR011761;~go_function: GO:0005524 - ATP binding [Evidence IEA];~go_function: GO:0046872 - metal ion binding [Evidence IEA]) encodes MAPTSTVTLDYTLRDLYSENNESDPNLVLIYYPLDFKYNPSGSLTKFVYGYKLKEGTEEGASAIERSLYPQRTAFTAGQMPMVVLDFAPSDKQQQQETNDKICQATNGQRPHHVDFHRTYSQLPREQQPNLTFANNLKGITLDAGAQISVQLPTDCLSDLPHLINPETHYEILSKRGLALSALPTARSEVVDACLTNSDDPVLLAEEVSRMMHSIEKHQLPFMIKLPQSVSGRGAFAVATEAERNEVKTVLTAGLGKMLNELNESNHHLYPCSIVLQDLIPGPTVALAFFVSRSGHARFTACTGQLFDEQQHWIGGTIAYKQQDQLRATFSPIMKKAAAFLHGKGYYGPAGVDIITDEGSGEHLIIDLNVRVPGTFHLGPLRGHFTKRGLYEAAGTKLQLRCSRDVFEGRFADEMRKGSLIVNGWFHDEQSGLSHAAITIGARDSEELNGYLERVRAVGTQPDGSDAFHGPRVPGLKAKW; translated from the coding sequence ATGGCTCCCACAAGTACCGTCACTCTCGACTACACCCTGCGTGACCTCTACTCGGAAAACAATGAAAGCGACCCGAATCTAGTGCTCATCTATTACCCGCTGGATTTCAAGTATAATCCCAGTGGCTCATTAACCAAGTTTGTCTATGGATATAAATTGAAGGAGGGCACTGAAGAAGGCGCATCCGCCATTGAACGGAGCCTGTATCCCCAGCGGACGGCCTTTACGGCCGGCCAGATGCCAATGGTGGTTTTGGATTTTGCGCCAAGCGacaaacagcaacagcaagagACAAATGATAAAATATGCCAGGCTACAAATGGTCAGCGGCCGCACCATGTCGACTTCCACCGGACATATTCGCAGTTACCACGCGAGCAACAGCCGAATTTAACCTTTGCAAACAACTTGAAAGGCATAACTCTGGATGCCGGGGCGCAGATTTCAGTCCAACTACCAACGGACTGTCTTTCGGATCTGCCTCATCTCATTAACCCCGAGACCCATTATGAGATCTTGTCGAAGCGTGGGCTTGCTCTGTCGGCCTTGCCAACAGCCCGATCCGAGGTGGTCGACGCCTGCCTGACCAACTCAGACGACCCGGTTCTTTTGGCAGAGGAGGTATCACGAATGATGCACTCGATTGAAAAGCACCAACTGCCCTTTATGATTAAGCTTCCACAGTCGGTTAGTGGCCGTGGTGCCTTTGCCGTCGCCACGGAAGCCGAAAGGAACGAAGTCAAGACTGTACTCACGGCAGGACTAGGCAAAATGCTGAATGAGCTTAACGAATCTAATCACCACCTATATCCGTGCTCTATAGTCCTCCAGGACCTCATCCCTGGGCCAACTGTGGCGCTGGCGTTTTTCGTTTCAAGGAGCGGACACGCTCGTTTCACCGCTTGTACCGGGCAGCTGTttgatgagcagcagcactGGATTGGCGGGACTATCGCGTACAAGCAGCAGGACCAGCTCAGGGCGACCTTTTCTCCAATTatgaagaaggcggcagCGTTTCTGCATGGCAAGGGGTACtatggccctgctggcgTGGATATTATTACCGACGAGGGTTCTGGGGAGCATCTGATTATCGACCTCAACGTTCGTGTGCCCGGTACATTCCACTTGGGGCCTCTCAGAGGGCATTTCACCAAGCGGGGACTCTatgaggctgctgggactAAGTTACAGTTGAGGTGCTCGCGAGATGTCTTTGAGGGGAGGTTTGCGGATGAGATGCGCAAAGGCAGTCTGATCGTGAATGGATGGTTCCATGACGAGCAAAGTGGCTTGAGCCATGCTGCGATCACCATCGGGGCCAGGGACTCCGAAGAGCTGAATGGATATCTTGAGCGTGTTAGGGCTGTTGGGACACAGCCGGATGGGAGCGATGCTTTCCACGGCCCACGTGTACCAGGCCTGAAAGCCAAGTGGTGA
- a CDS encoding putative homogentisate 1,2-dioxygenase (COG:E;~EggNog:ENOG410PJFH;~InterPro:IPR014710,IPR011051,IPR005708;~PFAM:PF04209;~go_function: GO:0004411 - homogentisate 1,2-dioxygenase activity [Evidence IEA];~go_process: GO:0006559 - L-phenylalanine catabolic process [Evidence IEA];~go_process: GO:0006570 - tyrosine metabolic process [Evidence IEA];~go_process: GO:0055114 - oxidation-reduction process [Evidence IEA]) produces the protein MGSNGTLTDPKEYQNIFHWAETQKNATIPSFKTRRNDPYEYQAGFGNSFESEAVPGTIPHGQNSPRNVRFGLYAEQVTATAFIAPRHSNKNAWLYRARPAVAHEGFTDLPDNKDTESSFLPLNPRIHVSPTQLAWHPFDIEEAETDFISGLKTVAGSGDPTLREGIATHVYTANKSMTKKAFVNSDGEFLIVPQQGALDIQTEFGPLYVQPGEIVIIQRGLRFRVELPDGPSRGYILEIWGSQFELPELGPLGANGLANARDFLYPTAKYEVVKEPWEIIYKLGGKFFKSTQQHSPFDVVAWHGNYVPYKYDLTKFVNVGSISVDHIDPSIFCVLTAKSRDLTAPLADVLIFSPRWDVASHTYRPPYYHRNAASELMGLIYGEYGGRSDEFKPGSVSFECGMVPHGVAYEEFKAATESSPPVAQISQGSIAFMFESSRPFTITDYAWNSAKKHEHEPKMWDSLVDNFSSHAKEVEEILARKAKGLRA, from the exons ATGGGCTCAAACGGCACGCTTACGGATCCGAAGGAATATCAGAACATATTCCATTGGGCTGAGACACAAAAGAATGCGACCATTCCTTCCTTCAAGACAAGGAGGAATGACCCTTATGAG TATCAAGCTGGATTCGGAAACTC ATTCGAGTCTGAGGCTGTTCCCGGCACCATTCCACATGGCCAGAACAGCCCTCGAAACGTTCGCTTCGGTCTTTACGCAGAGCAAGTTACCGCAACTGCTTTTATTGCCCCTAGACACTCCAACAAGAACGCTTGGCTCTACCGCGCTCGTCCAGCTGTGGCTCACGAAGGATTC ACCGACCTCCCAGACAACAAAGACACCGAGAGCAGCTTCCTACCACTAAACCCCCGCATCCATGTCTCTCCTACTCAGCTTGCATGGCACCCATTTGATATCGAAGAGGCCGAGACCGACTTCATCTCTGGACTCAAGACCGTAGCTGGGTCCGGTGATCCAACGCTACGTGAGGGTATCGCCACGCATGTGTATACCGCGAACAAGAGCATGACCAAGAAGGCATTTGTAAACTCAGACGGCGAGTTCCTCATAGTTCCCCAACAGGGTGCCCTCGACATCCAGACTGAGTTCGGTCCCCTTTACGTCCAGCCAGGTGAGATTGTCATAATCCAGCGCGGTCTCCGTTTCCGCGTGGAACTGCCAGATGGACCCTCTCGTGGTTATATCCTTGAAATCTGGGGTTCCCAATTCGAACTCCCGGAACTTGGCCCACTAGGAGCGAATGGCCTCGCCAACGCCCGTGACTTTCTGTATCCAACCGCCAAATATGAAGTCGTTAAGGAGCCCTGGGAGATCATCTACAAGCTAGGAGGAAAGTTCTTCAAGAGCACACAACAGCACAGCCCCTTCGACGTCGTTGCCTGGCACGGTAACTAC GTCCCATACAAATACGACCTGACAAAGTTCGTCAATGTCGGTTCCATCTCAGTCGACCACATCGACCCCTCCATCTTCTGTGTCCTTACTGCAAAATCCCGCGACCTTACCGCTCCTCTCGCTGACGTGCTCATCTTCTCTCCCCGCTGGGATGTCGCATCAC ACACCTACCGCCCACCATATTACCACCGCAACGCCGCCTCAGAACTAATGGGTCTCATCTACGGCGAATACGGCGGCCGCTCAGACGAGTTCAAGCCCGGCAGCGTCTCCTTCGAATGCGGAA TGGTCCCCCACGGCGTTGCCTACGAAGAATTCAAAGCCGCAACCGAATCATCCCCACCGGTAGCGCAAATCTCGCAGGGCTCAATCGCATTTATGTTCGAGTCGTCTCGCCCATTCACGATCACGGATTATGCGTGGAATAGCGCGAAGAAGCACGAGCATGAGCCGAAGATGTGGGATAGTCTTGTGGATAACTTCAGTAGCCATGCaaaggaggtggaggagattttggcgaggaaggcgaagggATTGAGGGCTTAA
- a CDS encoding proteasome inhibitor PI31 family protein (COG:S;~EggNog:ENOG410PJHU;~InterPro:IPR021625,IPR013886;~PFAM:PF08577,PF11566), translating into MVGNTDSLSPDNVVGLAAQALRLDASSDFSLNTPYEAVALIGHASLVAVGFRLVGLGEDHTIQGTSENPSLPAEWNASSTISFRYAHSQSSMQYLLKISRLGNNAVVFALALGDDRTTSFDVPVRDYVSESALPLSSSADLATSLREVFISGSRLTDLIALFKINVIQRLAPGLYKEGQETTARASDRRPERDPQPEAAPRRDPLRDDLYPPARPYPFNDPLAIPPRRPGPPGDITPPGFEDEFELQRPARGLMGPGGRHPLNIGERDLYPPGLGPNDPIRGGIGPGLNPGGGGMHPTFDDPLFGGPQGPGGYDPQAPPGARYDPVGPGDGPPFGQGLGRGRGGRGGPGSGGFGGFGGFGGGFGGDII; encoded by the exons ATGGTTGGAAACACTGATTCATTGAGCCCGGACAATGTGGTGGGGCTTGCCGCCCAAGCTCTCCGGCTAGACGCCAGCTCCGACTTCAGCCTCAACACCCCCTACGAAGCCGTTGCTCTCATCGGCCACGCTTCACTGGTCGCTGTCGGTTTCAGATTAGTCGGTCTCGGTGAAGACCATACGATAC AAGGCACGTCTGAaaacccctccctccccgcagAATGGAACGCCAGTTCGACCATCTCTTTCCGATATGCACACTCCCAGTCATCTATGCAATACCTGCTTAAAATCAGCCGTCTTGGAAACAATGCTGTTGTGTTTGCATTAGCTCTGGGTGATGATCGGACAACTTCTTTCGATGTACCGGTTAGAGACTATGTCTCCGAATCTGCTCTACCACTCTCTTCGTCTGCAGACCTAGCAACCTCTCTAAGGGAGGTATTCATCTCAGGCTCTCGTCTAACAGATCTAATTGCGCTGTTCAAGATCAACGTGATCCAGAGACTCGCACCCGGTCTGTACAAAGAGGGACAGGAAACCACTGCACGGGCCTCCGACAGGCGACCGGAAAGGGACCCCCAGCCTGAAGCAGCCCCGAGACGCGATCCGCTGAGAGATGATTTATACCCGCCTGCACGGCCATACCCGTTTAATGATCCCCTTGCAATACCCCCTCGTAGACCGGGTCCCCCTGGAGATATTACCCCTCCTGGTTTCGAAGATGAATTCGAGCTCCAGCGACCCGCTCGCGGATTAATGGGCCCGGGCGGAAGACATCCGCTAAATATCGGAGAGCGAGACCTGTATCCTCCCGGTCTAGGACCAAATGATCCTATCCGTGGAGGCATTGGCCCAGGATTGAATCCCGGGGGTGGTGGCATGCATCCTACATTCGATGATCCCCTTTTCGGTGGTCCTCAAGGCCCCGGTGGTTACGACCCTCAGGCCCCTCCGGGAGCACGATATGATCCAGTAGGACCCGGGGATGGGCCGCCATTTGGGCAAGGACTCGGTCGGGGCCGGGGTGGCCGCGGCGGACCAGGATCTGGGGGatttggaggatttggaggatttgggggTGGCTTTGGCGGTGACATCATTTAA
- a CDS encoding serine/threonine-protein phosphatase (COG:T;~EggNog:ENOG410PG4N;~InterPro:IPR004843,IPR029052,IPR006186;~PFAM:PF00149;~go_function: GO:0016787 - hydrolase activity [Evidence IEA]), producing MDNNMEIDAARSPEPHHLSPTTDSGSIPTLDGWIESLMTCKQLAEEDVRRLCDRAREVLQDESNVQPVKCPVTVCGDIHGQFHDLMELFRIGGPNPDTNYLFMGDYVDRGYYSVETVTLLVCLKIRYPQRITILRGNHESRQITQVYGFYDECLRKYGNANVWKYFTDLFDYLPLTALIENQIFCLHGGLSPSIDTLDNIRSLDRIQEVPHEGPMCDLLWSDPDDRCGWGISPRGAGYTFGQDISEAFNHNNGLTLVARAHQLVMEGYNWSQDRNVVTIFSAPNYCYRCGNQAAIMEIDEHLKYTFLQFDPCPRAGEPMVSRRTPDYFL from the exons ATGGATAATAATATGGAGATTGACGCGGCGCGTTCGCCAGAGCCACACCACCTTTCGCCGACGACCGATTCTGGGTCGATTCCTACCCTCGATGGCTGGATTGAGAGTTTGATGACTTGCAAACAActcgcggaggaggatgtgcgGCGGTTGTGTGATCGG GCGCGAGAGGTGTTGCAGGACGAGTCCAACGTCCAACCCGTG AAATGTCCGGTAACCGTGTGCGGTGATATTCACGGCCAATTCCACGATCTCATGGAGCTCTTCCGCATCGGAGGGCCCAACCCAGACACAAATTATCTATTCATGG GTGACTACGTCGACCGTGGATATTACTCCGTCGAGACCGTCACACTCCTTGTTTGCTTGAAAATTCGCTACCCCCAGCGTATCACCATCCTCCGAGGAAACCACGAGTCCCGCCAGATCACACAGGTATACGGTTTTTACGATGAATGTCTGCGGAAATACGGCAACGCCAATGTGTGGAAATACTTTACAGACCTCTTCGACTACCTACCCCTCACTGCCCTCATCGAGAACCAGATCTTCTGTCTCCACGGCGGTCTGAGTCCTTCCATCGACACCCTGGATAACATCCGATCCCTAGACCGAATCCAGGAGGTTCCCCACGAAGGCCCCATGTGTGATCTGCTCTGGAGTGATCCCGACGACCGATGCGGTTGGGGAATTTCTCCCCGTGGTGCTGGATACACCTTCGGGCAGGATATCTCAGAGGCGTTTAATCATAATAATGGCTTGACTCTGGTCGCACGAGCTCACCAGCTGGTTATGGAGGGATATAACTGGTCACAGGACCGGAACGTTGTCACGATCTTCTCAG CCCCTAATTACTGCTACCGCTGCGGTAACCAAGCCGCTATCATGGAAATCGACGAGCATCTGAAGTATACTTT CTTACAATTCGACCCTTGCCCACGCGCAGGAGAGCCAATGGTCTCGAGACGCACCCCAGACTACTTCCTGTGA